From a region of the Syngnathoides biaculeatus isolate LvHL_M chromosome 2, ASM1980259v1, whole genome shotgun sequence genome:
- the LOC133507915 gene encoding keratin, type I cytoskeletal 18-like: MEALIRKRNANILSAPTVYGGAGGRGTQISTSTSGSRVGSKSSSGYDYQFSGFNKRTLVVENEKYALQQLNDRLASYMETVRSLEKANSKLEIKIKEAIEKRGPQERREYSKYNAVIADLRAKILDRIKGNMQVAISLDNARLASDDFKIKMEYEISMRKTVEADVARLRKHLDDTNVARLYLESDIETLKNESIILKKNQETDIAEWRAKITHVGVHVDVDAPKGQDLARVMEEMRSKYEKLILKNAEEVKSWHESQIREVKVQVTEQTTAVKEATMVLTETKRKYQTLEIERQSALSLLQTLKSTLRDTEMRYNMEMNNHNVIILKLQEELTQLRTEIQQNKRDYEHLLNIKIKLEAEIAQYRRLLDGKT; this comes from the exons ATGGAGGCCCTGATTAGAAAACGGAACGCCAACATTTTGTCTGCCCCCACTGTGTACGGCGGGGCAGGTGGCCGTGGGACCCAGATCTCTACTTCCACCTCTGGCTCGCGGGTTGGCAGCAAGTCCAGCAGTGGGTATGACTACCAGTTCTCAGGGTTCAATAAGAGAACCCTGGTCGTGGAGAATGAGAAGTATGCATTGCAGCAACTGAATGACCGCCTAGCCAGCTACATGGAGACCGTGAGGAGTCTGGAGAAGGCCAACAGCAAGCTGGAGATCAAAATAAAAGAGGCCATTGAGAAAAGAGGCCCACAGGAGAGGAGAGAGTACAGCAAGTACAATGCTGTCATTGCAGATCTGAGAGCAAAG ATTCTTGATAGGATTAAGGGTAACATGCAAGTTGCTATCTCCCTTGACAACGCCCGCTTGGCCTCAGATGACTTCAAGATCAA GATGGAGTATGAGATATCCATGCGTAAGACAGTGGAGGCTGATGTTGCAAGACTTCGAAAGCATCTGGATGACACCAACGTGGCCCGTCTGTACCTGGAGAGTGACATTGAAACACTGAAGAATGAGTCAATCATCCTTAAAAAGAACCAAGAGACT GACATTGCTGAATGGCGTGCCAAGATCACTCACGTGGGAGTCCATGTGGATGTTGATGCCCCCAAAGGCCAGGACTTAGCCAGGGTCATGGAGGAGATGAGGTCTAAGTACGAGAAGCTCATACTGAAGAATGCAGAGGAGGTCAAATCATGGCATGAGTCCCAG ATCAGAGAGGTGAAGGTTCAAGTAACTGAGCAGACCACAGCCGTGAAAGAAGCCACAATGGTACTGACAGAAACTAAGAGAAAGTATCAGACATTAGAGATTGAACGGCAATCGGCACTGAGCCTG TTACAGACCCTGAAATCCACACTCCGGGACACTGAAATGCGCTACAACATGGAGATGAACAATCACAATGTGATCATTCTGAAGCTACAAGAAGAGCTCACTCAGCTCCGTACTGAGATCCAGCAAAACAAAAGAGATTATGAACACCTCCTCAATATCAAAATCAAACTAGAGGCTGAGATTGCTCAGTACAGGCGGCTGCTTGATGGAAAGACTTAA